The following coding sequences lie in one Clupea harengus chromosome 23, Ch_v2.0.2, whole genome shotgun sequence genomic window:
- the LOC105888794 gene encoding dynein axonemal assembly factor 3, translated as MCAGRTSEGAGCVTWWGFSPALDLLGAGPERQQGEVNVLLLGCADPRHILKTIAGLKDSDTLSVWLIENSMEVVARQLLLLFLSLTSTDSMGLHEKVEVFLEVLGNTEIRSQTEEILRYAATQLSLSVSDMLSTQTHPCLDIGFLKYKERDELARIFKEWLQPPSSSLPISKAWDSRVRQYLGSRYDSKHGCYDWDLTMKIYQKGCGVINKQQYVKWRDRGVAFELREGHYQTANQSLLSHRIFGHRSGKVAVRGYWGDIVSSPYLGFGIETDDKELLKKHNNQHVKTAQDISFANVLALFQSLSNRVCTPPVSLQASDHRDAEECQTSEIQSESHSSLSHRKEQLPTHDCPSGGLSEKHPSQSEAEEKSLHYELMTVSGVRVFFLPLDSLSKLPEKHRYSRFFNTIYCSASMVHNLKPALKLIAAPKAILIVELCKYLLDLSKEQEAGFTEKVNKISLAAGFSPAQEDSSDVHAVFTLQEQ; from the exons aTGTGTGCAGGGCGGACCTCGGAAGGTGCGGGCTGTGTCACCTGGTGGGGCTTTAGCCCAGCTCTAGATCTCTTAGGCGCTG GTccagagagacagcagggggAGGTGAATGTTTTACTACTGGGCTGCGCTGACCCTCGGCACATCCTCAAGACTATTGCTGGCCTGAAAGACTCCGACACACTATCG GTGTGGCTAATTGAGAACAGTATGGAAGTTGTGGCACGACAGTtgcttcttctcttcctttcgtTAACTTCAACCGACAGTATGGGGCTGCATG AAAAGGTGGAGGTGTTTCTAGAGGTACTGGGGAACACAGAGATCCGTAGTCAGACTGAGGAGATCCTAAGATATGCTGCCACTCAGCTCTCATTGTCTGTCTCTGATATGCttagtacacaaacacatccctgCCTCGACATTGGGTTCCTCAAG TATAAGGAACGAGATGAGCTGGCAAGGATCTTCAAGGAGTGGCTGCAACCTCCTTCATCTAGCCTGCCTATAAGTAAGGCATGGGACAGTCGTGTGAGGCAGTATTTGGGCTCCCGGTATGACAGTAAACATGGCTGTTATGACTGGGATCTCACCATGAAGATTTATCAGAAAGGG TGTGGTGTCATCAATAAGCAACAGTATGTGAAGTGGAGAGATAGGGGTGTGGCTTTTGAGCTGAGAGAAGGACATTACCAGACAGCCAATCAAAGTCTGCTCTCCCACCGCATATTTGGTCAT agGAGTGGGAAGGTTGCCGTAAGAGGTTACTGGGGTGACATTGTATCTAGCCCATACCTTGGTTTTGGCATTGAGACAGACGACAAAGAACTACTCAAAAAGCACAATAACCAGCATGTCAAG ACAGCACAAGACATATCCTTTGCCAATGTGCTGGCACTATTCCAGTCCCTCTCGAACAGGGTTTGCACTCCGCCAGTTTCTCTGCAGGCCAGTGATCACAGGGACGCAGAGGAGTGCCAAACGTCTGAGATACAGTCAGAGTCACACTCTTCACTTAGTCACAGaaaagaacaacttccaacACATGACTGTCCATCCGGTGGCCTTTCAGAGAAACATCCGTCTCagtcagaggcagaggagaaatCCTTGCATTATG AGCTCATGActgtgagtggtgtgagagtgttcttcctccctctggACTCTCTTTCAAAACtcccagagaaacacagatatTCCCGGTTCTTTAACACCATCTACTGCTCAGCTAG TATGGTGCATAACTTAAAACCAGCTCTGAAATTAATAGCCGCACCTAAGGCGATTCTCATAGTGGAGCTGTGCAA GTACCTGCTGGACCTGTCCAAAGAGCAAGAGGCAGGTTTTACAGAGAAAGTCAACAAAATCTCTCTAGCAGCAGGTTTTAGTCCTGCACAGGAGGACTCCAGTGACGTGCATGCTGTCTTCACACTGCAGGAGCAGTGA